From one Ursus arctos isolate Adak ecotype North America unplaced genomic scaffold, UrsArc2.0 scaffold_26, whole genome shotgun sequence genomic stretch:
- the NFE2 gene encoding transcription factor NF-E2 45 kDa subunit, with protein MPPCPPQQSRNRVTQLPTPELGEMELTWQEIMSITELQGLNAPSEPSFEPPAPAPYPAPPPPPTYCPCSIHPDGGFPLPPPPYELPAPTSHVPDPSYSYGNMAIPVSKPLTLSGLLSEPLPDPLALLDIGLPAGPPKPQEDPESDSGLSLNYSDAESLELEGTEAGRRRSEYVEMYPVEYPYSLMPNSLAHPSYALPPAETPLALEPSSGPVRAKSTARGEAGSRDERRALAMKIPFPTDKIVNLPVDDFNELLARYPLTESQLALVRDIRRRGKNKVAAQNCRKRKLETIVQLERELERLGSERERLLRARGEADRTLEVMRQQLTELYCDIFQHLRDEAGNSYSPEEYALQQAADGAIFLVPRGAKMEATG; from the coding sequence GGCCTAAATGCTCCGAGTGAGCCATCCTttgagcccccagccccagccccctaccctgcgcccccgccgcccccaacTTACTGCCCTTGCTCAATCCACCCAGATGGTGgcttcccccttcctccaccacCTTATGAGCTCCCAGCACCCACATCTCATGTCCCAGACCCTTCATACTCCTATGGCAACATGGCCATTCCAGTCTCCAAGCCACTGACCCTCTCGGGCCTGCTCAGTGAGCCCCTCCCAGATCCCTTGGCTCTCCTGGACATTGGGCTGCCAGCGGGGCCCCCCAAGCCCCAAGAAGACCCAGAATCCGACTCAGGATTATCCCTCAACTATAGTGACGCTGAATCTCTTGAGCTGGAGGGGACAGAGGCTGGTCGGCGGCGCAGCGAGTATGTAGAGATGTATCCAGTGGAGTACCCCTACTCACTTATGCCCAACTCCTTGGCCCACCCCAGCTATGCCTTGCCACCTGCGGAGACCCCCTTAGCCTTAGAACCCTCCTCAGGCCCTGTGCGGGCCAAGTCCACTGCACGGGGGGAGGCGGGGAGTCGGGATGAGCGTCGGGCCCTGGCCATGAAGATTCCCTTCCCAACGGACAAGATTGTCAACTTGCCGGTAGATGACTTTAATGAGCTGTTGGCGCGGTACCCACTGACGGAGAGCCAGCTGGCGTTAGTCCGGGACATCCGACGGCGGGGCAAGAACAAGGTGGCCGCCCAGAACTGTCGCAAGAGAAAGTTGGAGACCATTGTGCAGTTGGAGCGGGAACTGGAGCGGCTGGGCAGCGAGCGGGAACGGCTTCTCCGGGCCAGAGGGGAGGCCGACCGGACCCTGGAGGTCATGCGCCAACAGCTGACGGAGCTGTACTGTGACATTTTCCAGCACCTGCGGGATGAAGCAGGCAACAGCTACTCCCCTGAAGAGTATGCTCTGCAGCAGGCTGCTGACGGGGCCATCTTCCTGGTGCCCCGGGGAGCCAAGATGGAGGCCACAGGCTAA